A genomic window from Planococcus rifietoensis includes:
- the secA gene encoding preprotein translocase subunit SecA → MLGVLNKVFDPNKRDLKRLEKVSDQVEALADEYTAKTDEALKAKTAEFTARFEQGESLDDMLPEAFATVREASKRVLGMYPFRVQIMGAASLHQGNISEMKTGEGKTLTSTMAVYLNAITKKGVHVVTVNEYLASRDAEEMGQLYNWLGLTIGLNVNSLTKEQKREAYQADITYSTNNELGFDYLRDNMVLYKEDMVQRPLHFAVIDEVDSILIDEARTPLIISGQAAKSAQLYMQANAFGRLLQKDSDYAYDETTKGVVLTEEGIEKVEKAFSVDNLFDLTHVRLNHAINQSLKAHVTMQKDVDYVVQDGEVVIVDQFTGRLMKGRRYSDGLHQAIEAKEGLEVQNESMTMATITFQNYFRKYEKLSGMTGTAKTEEEEFRNIYNMNVISIPTNKPIIRDDRVDLIYATTEGKYKAVSEDIIERHKKGQPVLVGTVAIETSEIISAYLTKKGIKHSVLNAKNHAHEAEIILDAGQKGAVTIATNMAGRGTDIKLGEGVIEAGGLAVIGTERHESRRIDNQLRGRSGRQGDPGVTQFYLSLEDDLMRRFGSDSMRNMMGKLGMDDSQPLQSRMVTRSVESAQKRVEGNNFDARKRLLQYDDVLREQREIIYKERMEVLETDNMRELVDNMIDSSIGRMVASYTTAEKPEEWHLKSLTEVISANLLPEDTITEQDLEGKRQDQIIEFVRSKVTAHYDEKEVEMTPDRMREFEKVVLLRSIDTKWIDHIDAMDQLRQGIHLRAYGQNDPLREYQNEGFAMFEAMIEAIEDDVAKYAMKAEIKNNLEREEVAKGQAVNPKEGGDAPRKRKEPARREMEVGRNDLCPCGSGKKFKNCHGAAS, encoded by the coding sequence ATGCTTGGAGTATTGAATAAAGTATTTGACCCGAACAAACGGGATTTAAAACGATTGGAAAAAGTGTCAGACCAGGTGGAAGCGCTGGCCGATGAGTATACGGCCAAGACAGACGAAGCCTTAAAAGCAAAAACAGCCGAATTTACAGCACGTTTCGAACAAGGCGAGTCGCTCGACGACATGCTGCCTGAAGCATTTGCGACTGTGCGCGAGGCATCAAAGCGCGTACTGGGGATGTATCCATTCCGCGTCCAGATCATGGGTGCTGCATCGCTTCATCAAGGGAATATTTCCGAGATGAAGACTGGTGAAGGTAAAACTCTGACTTCGACGATGGCTGTCTATTTGAATGCCATCACGAAAAAAGGCGTCCATGTCGTGACCGTCAACGAATACTTGGCGAGCCGCGATGCTGAAGAGATGGGCCAGCTCTACAATTGGCTCGGCCTGACGATTGGGCTCAACGTCAACAGCTTGACGAAAGAACAAAAACGCGAAGCTTACCAAGCAGATATCACCTATAGCACGAATAATGAGCTTGGCTTTGATTACTTGCGCGACAATATGGTCCTTTATAAAGAAGACATGGTTCAGCGCCCGCTTCATTTTGCCGTAATCGATGAAGTCGATTCAATCTTGATCGACGAAGCGCGGACGCCATTGATCATTTCAGGCCAGGCGGCAAAATCCGCACAGCTATACATGCAGGCGAATGCGTTCGGCCGGCTGCTGCAAAAGGACTCTGATTATGCTTACGATGAAACGACAAAAGGCGTCGTGCTGACGGAAGAAGGCATCGAGAAAGTCGAGAAAGCTTTCAGCGTTGACAACTTATTCGATTTAACCCATGTGCGCTTGAACCACGCGATCAACCAATCGCTAAAAGCGCATGTCACGATGCAAAAAGACGTCGACTACGTTGTTCAGGATGGCGAAGTGGTCATTGTTGACCAATTCACCGGCCGACTCATGAAAGGCCGCCGCTATTCAGACGGTCTTCACCAGGCGATCGAAGCAAAAGAAGGCCTCGAAGTCCAGAACGAATCGATGACCATGGCCACAATCACGTTCCAGAACTACTTCCGCAAATACGAGAAATTGTCAGGTATGACCGGTACGGCAAAAACGGAAGAAGAAGAGTTCCGCAATATTTACAACATGAACGTCATCTCCATTCCGACGAACAAACCGATCATCCGTGATGACCGTGTCGATTTAATTTATGCGACAACAGAAGGCAAGTACAAAGCGGTATCTGAAGACATTATCGAGCGCCATAAAAAAGGGCAACCGGTTCTTGTCGGTACCGTAGCGATCGAAACGTCCGAAATCATTTCCGCGTATTTGACCAAAAAAGGCATCAAGCATTCGGTCTTGAACGCGAAAAATCACGCACATGAAGCTGAAATCATCCTAGATGCCGGCCAAAAAGGTGCCGTCACGATTGCCACGAATATGGCAGGCCGCGGAACGGATATCAAATTGGGTGAAGGCGTCATCGAAGCGGGCGGACTCGCTGTCATCGGTACGGAACGCCACGAATCCCGCCGCATCGATAACCAGCTGCGCGGTCGTTCTGGACGCCAGGGAGATCCCGGCGTGACGCAATTCTATCTTTCGCTTGAAGATGATTTGATGCGCCGCTTCGGTTCGGACTCCATGCGCAATATGATGGGCAAACTGGGGATGGACGATTCCCAGCCGCTGCAATCACGCATGGTGACGCGTTCTGTCGAATCTGCCCAAAAACGGGTGGAAGGCAATAACTTCGATGCACGTAAACGTCTTTTGCAATATGATGATGTGTTGCGTGAACAACGTGAAATCATCTATAAAGAGCGTATGGAAGTGCTCGAGACCGATAATATGCGCGAACTTGTCGACAATATGATCGATAGCTCGATCGGCCGCATGGTCGCAAGTTATACAACAGCAGAGAAGCCGGAAGAGTGGCACTTGAAGTCGTTGACGGAAGTGATTTCTGCCAATCTCCTGCCGGAAGATACTATCACTGAACAAGATCTGGAAGGCAAAAGGCAAGACCAGATCATCGAATTCGTGCGCAGTAAAGTAACAGCGCATTATGATGAAAAAGAAGTTGAAATGACGCCTGACCGCATGCGTGAATTCGAGAAAGTCGTCCTGTTGCGTTCAATCGATACGAAATGGATCGACCATATCGATGCGATGGACCAGCTGAGACAAGGGATTCACTTGCGTGCATACGGCCAGAACGATCCGCTTCGTGAGTACCAGAACGAAGGCTTTGCCATGTTCGAAGCGATGATCGAGGCGATTGAAGACGACGTGGCGAAATACGCCATGAAAGCGGAAATCAAGAATAACCTCGAGCGTGAAGAAGTGGCAAAAGGCCAAGCTGTCAACCCGAAAGAAGGCGGAGATGCACCACGCAAGAGAAAAGAGCCGGCACGCCGCGAGATGGAAGTCGGGCGCAATGACTTATGCCCATGCGGCAGCGGTAAAAAATTCAAGAACTGCCATGGGGCAGCTTCGTAA
- the hpf gene encoding ribosome hibernation-promoting factor, HPF/YfiA family, giving the protein MLQFNIRGENIEVTPAIREHIEKKVEKIERYFTDGANATAMVNLKTYNHNQTKVEVTIPMKNLTLRAEERHDDLYAAIDLIVSKLERQIRKYKTKVNRKFRDREGMGLAFAIAESEAQNNGSSESDDEEDLKIVRTKQFDLKPMDEEEAVLQMNMLGHSFFVFTDAESNGTNIVYKRKDGSYGLIETTS; this is encoded by the coding sequence ATGCTGCAATTCAACATCAGAGGCGAGAATATTGAGGTAACTCCCGCAATACGCGAACACATCGAGAAGAAGGTAGAGAAAATCGAACGCTACTTCACCGATGGAGCGAATGCAACAGCGATGGTCAATTTGAAAACGTATAACCATAACCAAACAAAAGTGGAAGTTACAATTCCGATGAAAAACCTAACACTACGTGCTGAAGAACGGCACGATGATCTCTATGCAGCGATCGATTTGATCGTTTCAAAACTGGAGCGTCAAATCCGCAAATATAAAACGAAAGTCAACCGCAAATTCCGTGACCGCGAAGGAATGGGTCTCGCGTTTGCTATAGCTGAAAGCGAAGCGCAGAATAATGGTTCTTCGGAATCGGATGATGAGGAAGACTTGAAAATCGTCCGTACAAAACAATTCGATTTGAAACCGATGGATGAGGAAGAAGCGGTTCTTCAGATGAACATGCTCGGGCATAGTTTCTTCGTCTTCACAGATGCTGAGTCAAACGGCACGAACATTGTCTACAAACGAAAAGACGGTTCTTACGGATTGATCGAAACAACTTCATAA
- a CDS encoding SDR family NAD(P)-dependent oxidoreductase, with protein MFTNKTIVVTGAAQGIGKTVAQYFQKEGANVIGLDIEEVEIDGVEYRRCDVGSFSEVERVFSDIHNAHGSIHVLVNNAGISEFTPLWELTEEDWDRVLNTNLKSVFICSREAARYMNEDIRSIVNMSSTRAFMSEQGTESYSASKGGIFALSHSLAASLHTKGIRVNSIAPGWIHTGDREELRKVDHEQHWSGRVGTTDDIARACLFLSNPDNSFITGECLTIDGGMTRKMIYEH; from the coding sequence ATGTTTACAAATAAAACGATTGTAGTGACAGGTGCCGCACAAGGCATCGGGAAAACCGTAGCACAATATTTCCAAAAAGAAGGCGCAAACGTCATCGGCTTGGATATTGAAGAAGTCGAAATCGACGGAGTGGAATACCGCCGGTGTGACGTAGGAAGTTTTTCGGAAGTCGAACGCGTCTTTTCCGACATTCATAACGCGCACGGCAGTATCCATGTGCTGGTCAACAATGCCGGCATTTCGGAATTCACGCCGCTTTGGGAGTTGACGGAAGAAGATTGGGACCGCGTGCTCAACACGAATTTGAAGAGTGTGTTTATCTGCAGCCGAGAAGCTGCCCGTTATATGAACGAAGACATCCGCTCAATCGTCAATATGTCATCGACAAGAGCGTTCATGTCCGAACAAGGGACAGAAAGCTACTCCGCTTCCAAAGGCGGGATTTTCGCCCTCAGCCATTCACTCGCAGCAAGCCTCCATACAAAAGGCATCCGGGTAAACTCTATTGCCCCTGGCTGGATACATACCGGCGACCGGGAAGAGCTCCGCAAAGTCGACCATGAGCAGCATTGGAGCGGACGCGTCGGCACTACGGACGACATTGCTAGAGCATGCCTGTTCTTGTCGAATCCGGACAATTCTTTCATCACTGGGGAGTGTTTGACGATTGACGGCGGCATGACACGCAAAATGATTTATGAACATTAA
- a CDS encoding ComF family protein has product MNCCLCDQALRFVPSWRGIFLYEPPELVCQLCRNEFSKIIGQVCKFCGKEGEAICSDCSYWEEHGYRDLIRSGKALYRYNEAMKDWFHQYKFLKDVLLAQVFAKNFREALKNERAVVVPIPLNEEKLHERSFSQVDQLLLAAGVPYRHLLEKCGETLGEKTRQERMATKQLFRLNGEAVPKQLVLVDDLYTTGTTMRQAAKTLQEAGAESIRILTLIRA; this is encoded by the coding sequence ATGAACTGCTGTCTATGCGACCAAGCATTGCGCTTTGTTCCCTCGTGGCGCGGCATTTTTTTGTACGAACCTCCAGAATTGGTGTGCCAGCTGTGCCGAAATGAATTTTCGAAAATCATCGGGCAAGTCTGCAAATTTTGCGGCAAAGAAGGCGAAGCGATATGCAGCGACTGTTCTTATTGGGAAGAGCATGGCTACCGCGATCTCATTCGCTCAGGAAAAGCCCTTTACCGCTACAACGAGGCCATGAAAGACTGGTTCCACCAGTACAAGTTTTTGAAGGATGTCTTATTGGCTCAAGTGTTTGCCAAAAATTTCCGGGAAGCTTTGAAGAATGAGCGGGCAGTGGTCGTGCCGATTCCACTGAATGAAGAAAAGCTCCACGAACGGAGCTTTTCGCAAGTGGATCAATTGCTGCTAGCGGCAGGTGTTCCGTACCGGCATTTGCTCGAGAAATGCGGCGAAACTTTGGGGGAGAAAACACGTCAGGAACGGATGGCGACAAAACAATTGTTTCGACTGAACGGGGAAGCGGTCCCGAAACAGCTGGTGCTGGTGGATGATCTTTATACGACAGGCACCACCATGCGGCAGGCTGCAAAAACTTTGCAAGAAGCGGGCGCAGAGTCAATCCGCATACTCACTTTGATTCGCGCGTAA
- a CDS encoding DEAD/DEAH box helicase translates to MQAIEAFLTGRIWIKQFIPFPEEVTQEAIDKGSVRVVSGISADGQCTRCLETSPDYVIPFQCATCGEVCRYCRTCIKMGRISSCTELVLWTSPALPKSAPRAFGWAGSLTPQQANASKAISESIRKQEDHLLYAVCGAGKTEILFSPIYEALQKGLRICVAAPRTDVILELSPRFKQAFPNATVHTLYGDSPEQTGYGEIILATTHQLYRFQEAFDLLFVDEADAFPYSLDPSLERAVKKAAKPSAPVIYISATPSKTLQKQIAEHSTIFRRYHGAPLPVPAYRAMWNYERCIRKGKLPLPLKYWIEDKLQKKQPFLLFFPSIQLIELASPLLNKIDCTIDAVHSKDPQRKEKVMQLREGGLSGLATSTILERGITIPRLQVAVIGADHRVFDRAALIQIAGRVGRSATDPTGDVIFFHNGITRQMDAAREAIRFYNKEGKA, encoded by the coding sequence ATGCAAGCAATCGAAGCATTTTTAACAGGAAGGATATGGATAAAGCAATTCATTCCGTTCCCGGAAGAAGTCACACAGGAAGCAATCGATAAAGGAAGTGTACGCGTAGTCAGCGGTATATCGGCTGACGGCCAGTGTACAAGATGTCTGGAGACGTCGCCCGATTATGTGATTCCATTCCAATGCGCAACGTGCGGCGAAGTTTGCCGCTATTGCCGGACATGCATCAAGATGGGGCGCATCAGCAGCTGCACAGAATTGGTTTTGTGGACATCTCCAGCACTTCCAAAATCCGCCCCACGTGCCTTCGGGTGGGCCGGCAGCCTGACGCCCCAGCAGGCAAATGCATCAAAAGCCATCTCCGAAAGCATCCGAAAGCAAGAAGATCACCTCTTGTATGCGGTATGTGGTGCCGGAAAAACAGAAATTCTATTTTCCCCGATCTATGAAGCGCTGCAAAAAGGATTGCGCATTTGTGTGGCTGCACCGCGTACCGATGTTATCCTCGAACTCTCACCCAGGTTCAAGCAGGCATTCCCCAATGCCACCGTCCACACACTCTACGGCGATAGCCCCGAACAAACCGGCTACGGCGAAATCATCCTGGCCACCACCCACCAATTGTATCGATTCCAGGAAGCTTTCGATTTACTATTCGTCGACGAAGCGGATGCTTTCCCGTATTCGCTTGACCCATCGCTTGAACGGGCTGTGAAAAAAGCCGCCAAGCCGTCCGCTCCCGTTATCTACATTTCCGCCACCCCATCGAAAACACTCCAAAAACAAATTGCCGAACACTCCACCATATTCAGGCGCTATCATGGCGCGCCACTGCCAGTTCCCGCTTACCGGGCGATGTGGAATTATGAACGCTGTATCCGAAAAGGCAAGCTTCCTCTCCCATTAAAATACTGGATAGAAGACAAGCTTCAGAAAAAGCAGCCGTTCCTTTTATTTTTTCCGTCCATCCAGTTGATCGAACTAGCAAGCCCGCTGCTGAACAAAATCGATTGCACAATTGATGCTGTCCACTCGAAAGATCCACAGCGCAAAGAAAAAGTGATGCAATTGAGGGAAGGCGGCTTATCCGGTCTTGCCACCTCCACCATTTTAGAACGCGGCATCACCATACCCCGGTTGCAAGTCGCCGTCATCGGAGCCGATCACCGGGTATTCGACCGGGCAGCGCTCATTCAAATTGCCGGGCGGGTCGGGCGAAGCGCGACAGACCCTACTGGAGACGTCATCTTTTTCCATAATGGCATCACCAGGCAAATGGACGCGGCAAGGGAAGCGATTCGCTTCTATAACAAGGAGGGAAAAGCATGA
- a CDS encoding DegV family protein produces the protein MKTAIVTDSTAYIPQQQAKDKGIHVVPLQITFGNESYAETELDAVEFYEKAREELPKTSQPPIGEFISLYEQLSGQHEEVVAIHLSSGISGTMAGSKQAGEMTEGVDVHVFDSEIACAVQGFYALKAAELAEQGMDAKGILAELEEMKKTLRAYFMVEDLRHLQRGGRLSGAQALVGSMLQIKPLLHFQDKLIVPYEKIRTRKKAMNRIAEELKKDCGKEPLQATVIHANRLEEAERWKAELELACPDVEFTISHFGPVIGTHLGEGAMGLGWAKK, from the coding sequence ATGAAAACAGCAATTGTGACAGATAGTACAGCATATATTCCGCAGCAGCAGGCAAAAGATAAAGGCATACATGTGGTGCCTCTTCAGATTACATTCGGCAATGAGTCCTATGCGGAAACTGAATTGGATGCTGTGGAATTTTACGAAAAAGCGCGTGAAGAGCTCCCGAAAACCTCTCAGCCGCCAATCGGGGAGTTTATTTCATTATACGAGCAACTTTCAGGGCAACACGAGGAAGTGGTAGCCATTCACCTGTCCAGCGGCATCAGCGGAACAATGGCTGGATCGAAGCAGGCGGGGGAGATGACCGAAGGCGTGGATGTCCACGTGTTCGATTCTGAAATCGCTTGTGCCGTTCAAGGGTTCTATGCGCTAAAAGCAGCGGAACTGGCGGAGCAAGGCATGGATGCCAAAGGAATTTTGGCAGAACTTGAGGAAATGAAAAAAACCTTGCGTGCTTATTTCATGGTGGAAGACCTTCGCCATTTACAGCGCGGCGGGCGTTTGTCAGGAGCGCAAGCGTTGGTCGGCAGCATGCTTCAGATCAAACCGCTGCTGCATTTCCAGGACAAGCTGATCGTTCCGTATGAAAAGATCCGCACACGAAAAAAGGCGATGAACCGCATTGCGGAAGAATTGAAGAAAGACTGCGGCAAAGAACCGCTTCAAGCGACGGTCATCCACGCCAACCGGCTCGAAGAAGCGGAAAGATGGAAAGCGGAGCTTGAACTGGCCTGCCCGGATGTGGAGTTCACGATTTCTCATTTCGGTCCGGTCATCGGCACGCATTTAGGAGAAGGCGCGATGGGCCTTGGCTGGGCAAAGAAATGA
- a CDS encoding DUF4440 domain-containing protein, with the protein MKKWIVATGLILALAGCSDEDDSSVNGNTAEDGNATNENNAVEHGITDQEVGFTLDDEGDVVAADVPEAEKQELLGAYEEYIAAFNAEDMDRYMAIIAENPDGFDREEDQQALSEAFENYDTTYTTSDETIVKYEEDRAEVFATINVEMNEAGTEQGMQQSGRQVVVFKKEQDEWKVTSLHFIGNQ; encoded by the coding sequence ATGAAAAAATGGATAGTTGCAACTGGGCTCATATTGGCGCTCGCAGGTTGTTCGGACGAAGACGATTCGTCGGTCAATGGCAATACTGCAGAAGACGGCAATGCCACCAATGAAAATAATGCGGTTGAACACGGGATCACAGACCAAGAAGTAGGGTTTACATTGGACGATGAGGGAGACGTCGTCGCTGCGGATGTTCCAGAAGCTGAAAAGCAGGAACTCCTTGGCGCGTATGAGGAATACATCGCGGCTTTTAATGCTGAAGACATGGACCGCTATATGGCGATCATCGCTGAAAATCCGGATGGCTTTGACCGTGAAGAAGACCAGCAGGCATTGAGCGAAGCCTTTGAAAACTACGACACGACATACACGACGAGCGACGAAACAATCGTCAAATACGAAGAGGACCGGGCGGAAGTGTTTGCCACCATCAATGTGGAAATGAATGAAGCCGGCACGGAGCAAGGAATGCAGCAATCCGGCCGCCAAGTGGTCGTTTTCAAGAAAGAGCAGGACGAATGGAAAGTGACAAGCCTGCATTTCATCGGAAATCAATAA
- a CDS encoding PolC-type DNA polymerase III, with amino-acid sequence MEKWEAERLLNQKMNDTRTYPKRRTAARAKKYNLTMEPADDYIVLDFETTGLRAGDDKIIQIGAVKYIGHQQQDTMYLLINPERPISSTITRITGIRNGDVQDAPVIEEIAPQLIDFIGDLPIVAHNAPFDMGFLYALEHITPVPPYQVIDTVRLARKFITETPNHKLTTLSAYLELEHNAHDALGDCLVTASIYQFCIGRM; translated from the coding sequence TTGGAAAAATGGGAGGCAGAGCGCTTGCTCAACCAGAAGATGAATGACACACGCACATATCCGAAAAGAAGAACCGCTGCACGAGCGAAAAAATACAATTTGACGATGGAACCGGCAGACGACTATATCGTGTTGGATTTTGAAACGACTGGCTTGCGTGCCGGCGATGATAAGATCATCCAAATCGGTGCCGTTAAATATATCGGGCATCAACAACAAGATACGATGTACCTGCTGATCAATCCGGAACGGCCGATTTCCAGCACGATCACCCGCATCACCGGCATCCGCAACGGAGACGTCCAAGATGCGCCAGTCATCGAGGAAATTGCTCCCCAACTGATCGACTTTATCGGCGATTTGCCGATTGTCGCCCACAACGCCCCATTTGATATGGGCTTCCTTTATGCTCTTGAGCACATCACGCCGGTGCCGCCTTACCAAGTCATTGATACGGTCAGGCTGGCACGTAAATTCATCACCGAAACACCGAACCACAAATTGACGACATTATCCGCCTATCTTGAGCTCGAACACAACGCCCATGATGCGCTCGGGGACTGCTTAGTCACTGCATCGATCTATCAGTTCTGCATCGGACGCATGTAA
- a CDS encoding response regulator transcription factor → MTKIIIIDDHQLFREGVKRILDFEESFEVVAEGGDGEEVIKLYEEHQPDVVLMDINMPQKNGVEATGELIERFPDAKVIMLSIHDDESYVTHALKTGALGYMLKEMDADAIIQAIKVVAKGGSYLHPKVTRNLVMEFRRLSERENKGSFHQTEIRRPYHLLTKRESEVLQLLTDGQSNRVIGETLFISEKTVKNHVSSILQKMQVNDRTQAVVTAIKNGWVEVR, encoded by the coding sequence ATGACAAAAATTATTATTATTGATGACCACCAATTGTTCCGGGAAGGCGTTAAGCGCATTCTGGACTTTGAAGAATCATTTGAAGTGGTCGCAGAAGGCGGAGACGGCGAGGAAGTCATCAAGCTATACGAAGAGCATCAGCCGGATGTTGTGTTGATGGATATCAACATGCCGCAAAAAAATGGCGTCGAAGCAACGGGTGAACTAATTGAGAGATTCCCGGACGCCAAAGTCATTATGCTGTCCATTCACGATGATGAATCGTATGTGACGCATGCCCTTAAAACAGGCGCACTCGGCTATATGCTGAAAGAAATGGATGCAGACGCCATCATCCAGGCGATCAAAGTGGTCGCAAAAGGCGGCTCTTACTTGCATCCGAAAGTGACCCGTAATTTGGTGATGGAATTCCGCCGTTTGAGCGAACGTGAAAACAAAGGGTCTTTCCATCAAACAGAGATCCGTCGCCCTTACCATTTACTGACAAAACGCGAAAGCGAAGTTTTGCAGCTATTGACGGACGGACAGAGCAACCGCGTAATCGGTGAAACCCTGTTCATCTCAGAAAAAACAGTCAAAAACCACGTCTCGAGCATTCTGCAAAAAATGCAGGTCAATGACCGTACTCAGGCAGTCGTCACAGCTATTAAAAACGGTTGGGTAGAAGTACGTTAA
- a CDS encoding sensor histidine kinase has product MAKKNDGTSLDSIFDELVAKMDQSKQDIFAISEESRRSYEEMKDELENVRANISRIIAEGDALEERTRSARRRLAELSGSFESFTESQVREAFELANELQVQLSLNRAEEKKFRQKRDRLQRKLQKLLQTIERAERLVNQINVATNYLSSDLEDFGDAVDKSKSKQDYSLRIIEAQEEERKRLSREIHDGPAQMMANVLLRSDLIEKTYREKGADKAFKEISSLKDMVRQALTEVRRIIYDLRPMALDDLGLVPTLKKYLETIEEYNRGVRLFFHSNGNEVRLPNNFETSIFRLVQEAVSNAIRHGKSTDIEVKMEWLTEQVSIIIKDNGSGFDQEIVKDQSFGLTGMRERIELIGGEFFINSTLGEGTVLMFHIPLKAGM; this is encoded by the coding sequence ATGGCAAAGAAAAACGATGGAACTTCATTAGATTCCATCTTTGACGAGCTGGTCGCAAAGATGGACCAGTCGAAACAGGATATTTTCGCCATTAGCGAAGAAAGTCGCCGCAGCTATGAAGAGATGAAGGACGAATTGGAGAATGTCAGGGCGAACATCAGCCGCATCATTGCGGAAGGTGACGCACTTGAAGAGCGGACCCGCTCGGCACGCCGGCGACTCGCAGAATTATCGGGTTCATTCGAATCTTTCACTGAAAGCCAGGTTCGTGAAGCTTTTGAGCTGGCCAACGAATTGCAAGTGCAATTATCCTTGAACCGCGCCGAGGAAAAAAAGTTTCGGCAAAAGCGGGACCGCCTGCAGCGTAAGCTCCAGAAACTGCTTCAGACAATCGAACGTGCAGAGCGGCTAGTCAATCAAATCAATGTGGCCACCAATTATTTATCGTCGGATCTGGAAGATTTCGGGGATGCGGTCGACAAGTCGAAGAGTAAGCAGGATTACAGCTTAAGGATTATCGAAGCTCAAGAAGAAGAGCGCAAGAGGCTATCGCGTGAAATTCACGACGGACCGGCCCAGATGATGGCGAACGTCCTGCTGCGTTCGGACTTAATCGAAAAAACCTACCGCGAAAAAGGTGCGGATAAGGCCTTCAAGGAAATTTCTTCGTTAAAGGATATGGTGAGGCAAGCGCTTACGGAAGTCAGGCGCATCATCTATGACTTGCGTCCAATGGCGCTCGATGATCTCGGGCTGGTCCCGACATTGAAAAAATATCTGGAGACGATTGAAGAATACAATCGCGGCGTCCGGCTGTTTTTCCATTCCAATGGAAATGAGGTCCGGCTCCCGAATAATTTTGAAACTTCCATTTTCCGGCTCGTGCAAGAAGCGGTCTCGAATGCGATTCGCCACGGCAAATCGACAGATATCGAAGTCAAGATGGAATGGCTCACTGAGCAGGTGTCCATCATCATCAAAGACAACGGATCTGGCTTTGACCAGGAAATTGTCAAAGACCAGTCATTCGGCTTGACCGGCATGAGAGAGCGGATCGAATTGATCGGCGGAGAATTCTTCATCAACTCCACGCTCGGCGAAGGAACGGTGTTAATGTTTCATATCCCGCTGAAGGCGGGTATGTAA
- a CDS encoding YigZ family protein — translation MRENYITVGSSANAEILINKSRFIGHAARAETEAEAIAFIDSIKLKHRQATHNCSAYIIGEHDSIQKANDDGEPSGTAGVPMLEVLKKQGLKDTVLVVTRYYGGIKLGGGGLIRAYGKSASEAIAASGVVERRLHHLMKVSIDYTWLGKIENEIRQSDYPLAGIDYSDAVVLSIHVPVEKEQQFIDWVNELTNGQAEIESAYSEFLEFPHA, via the coding sequence ATGCGAGAAAATTACATAACAGTAGGTTCTTCTGCCAATGCAGAAATACTCATAAACAAATCTCGCTTCATCGGCCATGCAGCAAGGGCCGAAACGGAGGCGGAAGCAATCGCTTTCATCGATTCCATCAAATTGAAACACCGCCAAGCTACCCATAATTGTTCAGCGTACATCATCGGTGAACACGATTCCATCCAAAAAGCGAACGACGACGGGGAACCCAGCGGGACTGCAGGCGTTCCTATGCTGGAAGTACTGAAGAAACAGGGATTGAAAGATACTGTGCTGGTGGTGACGCGCTACTACGGCGGCATCAAATTGGGCGGCGGCGGGCTGATCCGCGCTTATGGAAAATCCGCCTCGGAAGCGATTGCTGCTTCCGGTGTAGTGGAACGCCGTTTGCATCATTTAATGAAAGTGTCCATCGATTATACATGGCTCGGCAAAATCGAAAACGAAATCCGCCAGTCGGATTATCCATTGGCAGGAATCGATTATTCCGATGCCGTGGTGCTATCCATCCATGTGCCAGTCGAAAAAGAACAGCAGTTTATCGACTGGGTCAATGAACTGACGAATGGGCAAGCTGAAATCGAGTCAGCGTACAGCGAATTCCTCGAATTTCCCCACGCTTAG